One stretch of Chitinophaga pendula DNA includes these proteins:
- a CDS encoding DUF4345 domain-containing protein, whose product MKIQTITKVFLSLTGIAFLNIAVQAILNPQSIMDLVSVQLDNISARNSIRAYYGGVNLAFAIFLLYGAFKMQREALTLVFLYCSGFVAGRLYSILTEGKPSAFILNWLVIESVLAILSFLLLLKAKRRLSPLA is encoded by the coding sequence ATGAAAATCCAAACTATTACAAAGGTATTTTTAAGCCTGACAGGTATTGCGTTCCTGAATATTGCTGTACAGGCAATTCTCAATCCACAATCGATCATGGACCTCGTCTCCGTGCAACTGGACAACATAAGTGCCAGGAATTCCATAAGAGCCTACTACGGTGGTGTGAACCTGGCATTCGCCATCTTTCTCCTTTATGGGGCTTTTAAAATGCAAAGAGAAGCCCTGACGCTGGTTTTCCTGTATTGCAGCGGCTTTGTTGCCGGAAGGCTCTATAGCATACTTACGGAGGGCAAACCAAGCGCCTTTATATTGAATTGGCTAGTGATAGAATCCGTACTTGCCATCCTATCATTTCTGCTGCTCCTCAAAGCAAAAAGACGCTTGTCCCCACTGGCATAA
- a CDS encoding DoxX family protein: protein MKKKVLFVISLLFGLMFINAGLNKFLNYMPVPKDMPESMMKLMGAISQITWLIPLVGIVEIVGGILFITNRYRALGAIIIFPVMIGILLININSAPSGLPIALTLFAINLWVIFENREKYMPLVR, encoded by the coding sequence ATGAAAAAGAAAGTGCTATTTGTTATCAGTCTCTTATTCGGTTTAATGTTTATTAATGCCGGTCTCAACAAATTCTTAAACTACATGCCGGTGCCCAAGGATATGCCTGAGAGCATGATGAAGCTAATGGGGGCAATCAGTCAGATAACCTGGTTAATACCATTGGTTGGAATAGTGGAGATCGTAGGTGGTATTCTGTTTATCACGAACCGATACAGGGCATTAGGTGCAATCATTATATTTCCGGTAATGATAGGGATCCTTTTGATCAATATTAACTCAGCACCTTCCGGGTTACCCATAGCGTTGACTTTATTTGCAATCAATCTCTGGGTGATCTTTGAAAACCGCGAAAAGTATATGCCGCTTGTAAGATAA